The Antechinus flavipes isolate AdamAnt ecotype Samford, QLD, Australia chromosome 5, AdamAnt_v2, whole genome shotgun sequence DNA segment ACAGAATTCATCGGCATTTctgtatgttaccaacaaaatacagaaagatataaaaagagaaatttccaattcaaaataacaatataaatactTAGGAGTCTTTCTGCTAAGACCCATACAAGAACAACATGAACACAGTTATAAAACactcttcacacaaataaagacaaatctaaataattggagaaatattaattgatcaCAGATAGACTGtgtcaatacaataaaaattttaacaacACCTAAATTAACTTTTGTGCCATACCGAAGTATTATTTTATGGagctacaaaaaataacaaatgtccTCATGAAGAACAAGAAGCctagaatattaagggaatcaaTTAAAGAAAATGGGGAGAATGGGGGTCTAATAGTACCAGGTCTCAAATTATCCTACAAAGATGTAATTATCAAAACAGTTTAGTACTGGGTAAATAACAGAAAGTTGATCAATGTATAGGGAttatgtaatatacatacatgtaatgtACAGAAATAAATGAGTACAACCTGGTGTTTGATTAACCCAGAGATCACAGCTATTTAAGTTAAGGGCTCAGTATTCAACAAAACTATTAGGAAACCTGAAAATCAGTATGGCACAAACTAGATACAGACCAACAACATCTCACATCATATACCGAGATAAGCTtagaagcaaaataatatttagatataaagagtgattaTTATAAGCACTTagtggaaaatgggaaaaattacctgtcagatctatggaaaaggtAAGAGTTCATGACCCGTGAGTGAGATTgttaaaaaggataattttgattatataaaattaaaaaagcttttacataaacaaaaaccTGTGCATTTAAATTAGAAGAGCAGgaaattgggaggaaaaaaaaatctttgcagcaagtttctctggtaaatttcttatttctaaaatatagaaagaaatgtcAGGTTTACAAGAAAAACAGCCATTCcctaaattgataaatggtcagatatgaacaggcagttttcagaggaagaaatctaagTTATGAATAGCCtaacaattagagaaattcaaattaaaacaactctgaggtactatttaGGATGACCAGAAGATTGTCTAAggtgaccaaaaaaaggaaaataacatggTCTTGTGGGGCTATAGGAATGCATTGACATTAATGAAATATTGGTGGAGCTAATtagatattctggaaagcaatttggaactatcccccaaaagctattaaactgtgcatttcctctgacccagcagtgcctctactagaaaataaaatcaaagaaagagaaaaaggacccaaatgtacaAGAATATataagcagctctttttgtggtaacaaaacaCTGAGAGGATgaccatcaatttgggaatggctgaacaagttatgatatatgaatgcgatgaaatactactgtgctttAAGAATTGATGAacgagatggtttcagaaaaatcctggagaaaacttgcatgaactgaggtaaaataaagtgagcagaataagAACAACTTgtacaataataatattgtaataacaactttaaaagactcaAGCACTCTGATCAAAGCAATAACCAACAacagttccaaaggactgatATGAACTAGGCTATTCACTTCCAGATAGAGAGCTGATAAGACTCAGGGTGAAAACTGaagcatgttttattttttgaggagGGGAGAGCATGGCTaatgatggaatttttttttttttttgtatgactacacatatttgtaatgggctttgttttttattttttattttttatttttattttttatttttttttttttgccgtcTCAATGAGTGGGGAAAGGTGATGGAGGAGGtagagaattcagaactgaaaaaattcaatttaaaaaagagatcaaaggaaaaaaggaaatgaaagtggGGAAGTTCCTCCCCAGTTACCCCAAAGTCAGCAGTTGAAAGCAACAAAAAATGGGGGAGAATGAAAAATGGACTGAATTTTCAAAAAGACATTCTTAGTGATAAGAAACAAAGATTATCCAAGTGACTTTAGGGAGTAAGGCTATGCTGACTATTGTGGGGTAGAGATGAGATTAGAAAAGGGGCTCCCTCAGTGTAGATGTTTTCAGGAGGAAGcagtaaaatacagaaaaaagaagggagttgGGGGCAGAGGGCTTGTCAACAATAGAGTGGTGACTCCAGAGGACTAGAAAATTGTTTCTTGGgtaataaatttgttttatatgagagttaaatttttttttcaagtcattaCCACTTGTATGACTTCaagcttcatttatttttcctctggaaatttttttatataagtgGTTGGCACTAGTCATATAGTTCAGTGCCAACAACCAGAGCCAGAATAGTTGCCCTGGGGTGGTGAGGGGTCAGCAGGATAAATTAGTGGGGGTTTGGCTGTTACCTGAGGTCTAAAGGAGACCACAGGTTAGGGTCAGTGTGGCATCTGTGATGCTACACCAAAATCCACTGGGGGAGAGGGCACCTTGGTTTTTAGTATTGATATGGAAGGAAAGGGTAGTGTCTGCATAAAGGAGAATGGACCACCCTTCCCAACCTAGATTTAGAAGAATTTAAGGTTGCTTTTAATGCGATGCAGTTCACTCTGGGTCCACAGTAACTCTTCCCCATCTTCGGGGTCCTGGTCTGTGGGATGGTGTGTCGCATCAGGAAAATTCTCATTTTCCTGGACTGCAGGTTGGTCCACAACAGGCAACATCGTGAAGCTGTCCAGCATGAGTTCATTGGGATCATTTGTTTGCCCTGGAACGGTGCCCAGGGGATATTTGCTCCAGTCTACATCATCTGAGCAAAGCTGCCATGGAGAGTCTTCCAATTCAGCCTGCTTTTCAACTAACTCCTCAGGGGTCTCCCTCAAGGAGGCCTTTTCTGCTGGTTCCTGTTTAACCTCAGGCTCTTCCTTTCTCTTGGTGGAAGGAAGCTCTTCCATCTCAGTCTCTGCCTCTTCCTCATCCTCTGACTTGTAATTCCTCTGCCTGTCAAGCATCATAGACTGCTTCACCTGCCACTGCAGATCTTCCAGAGTGTAGGCAGGCCTCCTCAAAGGCCCAGTCCCTTGCCTGTTCCTTGGTCTGGAGTTGGGGTTCCcaccctgggtgtagatggtgcAGAGACACATCAGTTTCTCTTGAGTGTCTAAGGGAAAGGCTGGTTCCATGGTCTTGAGAAGCAGATGGAGGAGGGGGGGAGTGGCCCAGCAGGCACAGTCCAGACAGACATCGAGGAGCTGGGACCAATTCAAGGAGAAGTTGTGGCGTGCAATCTTCCAAGTTTTCCGGATGGCACGCTGGCTAGAAGAGAAGTGTTCCCCACGGGGGCCATAGACCACTAGCAGTTCACTGATCCAACTGATGAGGTAGGCCGGCCGGATCCCAGTGTCCCCAAAGTCTGGAAGCACCGTGAACATCTTTTCCAGGAGAGCTTGGGTGAATGGCTGGGATTCTAAGCCCTTCAAAAGGGGCTGCCAGAAGTGAGAAAAGCACCGAGGCAACACAAAGCTGGTCTGATTCATGGATTTTCCTGGTTGAATCTGCAAAGCTTCCAGCTGCTCTGCAGTGGGAATGAGGAAACCGTCACTGAGCAAGATGCTCAGCACAAGTGTCCCATTTTCCTGTGTAAACTTCTTCATTTTTGACACCATCCATTCCACTTCAGTGGACAAATTTGCCCAAGCTTTGATAACCTTAGGCAGCTGCCTTAGCTCTTTGAGCACCCTAAACTGCTCTTCTTCATAGGAGACCAGCACTTTCCGGATTTTATCatactgttctttttctttcctgtcctCTTCAGAAACCATATTGTCCAGATGAGGCGCTATCACCCCCATATCTACCTCCTGGAAATCCATTCCTGTACCCCAGGCTTCGCACAGGTCACTCCCTAACTGACGGCACCAATAGGATCTTCGAAGCCAGTCTAAGACAAAGTCACAACCTCTTCGACAAGTGCTCAGTCTAGGAAGTTTCCTGTGTGTGAAATCATGACGAAGGTTTATGATCCACTCTGGGATCTGCATCTCATGTGCCAGGCGTCTCAAGGGAATATTGATAAGTTTTTGTTTGGACTCAGTTATAAGATTTACAAACCTGACCAACGCCATGCCATAAAGAAAGATAAGTTCTTGGGTGCCCACGTCGCCGCTCTCATCCATCACCTTACATCTCACCAGGTCTGCTGTGCAGGACACGGCAAGGGGGAGGTTACTGGCACACCGGCTCTTCCAGGCCGTCACTCGGTCCAGTGCATACTTCTGCAGCTTAATGTCAGCGCAGAAGAGGTAGACCATGACCTGGTCCCACTCCTCCTTGGTGCGCCAGGGCACCACAATAGCCCCCCGGGGCTCTTCTAGCTCATTGTCGCTGGACTGGGTCCCAGAGTCTGGCTGGCTCTGGGAGGCCGCCTGTGATCCGGACGCTGCTTGGGTCCCGGAGGCTGACTGGGACCGGGAGACTGTCTGAGGCCTGGTCCCCAGTTGGAGTCTTGACACTGGCTGGTACCGGGAAGCTGTCTGGATACGGGACGACTGGATCCCAGAGGCTGACTGGGCTCGGGATGCGGGCTGGGGCCCAGAGATAGACTGGAGCCTTGGCACTGACTGGGCCCGAGATAATGTCGGCTGGGTCCCAGAGGCTGACTGGGCCCTAGAAGCTGACAGGGCCCGGGACACTGGCTGGGTCCTCGATGCGGACTGGGCTGTCTGGGCCCTAGAAGCTGACAGGGCCCGGGACACTGGCTGGGTCCTCGCTGACTGTTTAAGAGACCTGGTAGCTGAACTTTCACGTCCTGGTACTGCCTGGGCCTGTACCAGGGGGGCCTGGACCCGCATCTTCTTCCGGCGCCGGTTGCGAGCTTGGGCCCAGAAGAGATCTTCTTTCTTATCCATGCTGGTTCTCGAGCTGACCACAGGCAAACTGGCCACCTGGGAAGGAACTGGATGAGGAATTTCGGCCGCCTGAGGAGCTACCCGACGTGGCCCAACAATGGGCTGGGGAACTGCTGCTGCTCGAGGACTCCCCGCAGCCCGAGCACTCGCTGCCGTCTGAGGACTTCCGGATATCCGAGGACTTGCCAAGGTCTGAGGACTGGCGGCCGCTCGAGGAATTGTTGCTACCCGAGGACTTCCTGCGGCTCGAGGACTTCCCGTGATCCGGAGAGTTGCCACCGTCCGGGGACTCGCGGCCGCGCGAGCACTTGCCCCAGTGCGAATACTCGCCAAGATGCGACCGCTGGCCAGGATGCGACCGCTGGCCAGGATGCGACCACCTGCCAGAGTGCGACCACTTGCCACGCTGCGACCACTAACCACGGTGCGACCGCCTATCACGGTGCGAGCACTCGCCGGGGTGATGCGAATGCAGGCCGTGGTGGTGCGAGCGCTTCCCGCGGTGGTGCGAGCGCTTGCCGGGGTGGTGCGAGCGCTTCCCCCGGCGGTGCGAACGTTTGCCGGGGTGGTGCGGGCGCTTCCCGCGCTGCTGCGAGCGCTTGCCACGGTGGTACCAGCGCTGGCCGGGGTGGTGCGAGCGCTTGTCGGGGTGGTGCGAGCGCTTGCCACGATACGACCACTTGCTGCCACCTCCCGAGGACTTCCCGCCGCCGCCCGCCTAAAGCCGCCTGCAGATGTGGCAGGGGTCCGCTGGCGGGGCCGACCCCGCGGGGGTCTGCTGGCCGGGCTGTTCGCTCTCTGCGCAGGCGGCGGCTGCTGTTGGGGGGGCTGGTGCTGCTGCGGGGGCTGGTGCTGCTGCTGGGGTCCGCCCGCCCCCGGGGACCGCCGTCTCCGCCGCCGCCAGGGCCACACTCCACTCCCGGGGCTGTCCCCCCACTGCCGCCgtggccgccgccgccgccactgcCACTGCAACACCCCGCTGCTGCAGGGGTCGCCCTGGCTCCCGGAGCCCTCCAGCTCCTGCCTCCGCGGCCACCGCAGCCGCCACTGCAGCACCCCACTGGTCGGACCGTCTAGCCGCTGCCGCCAAGGCCTCCTCCGCCGCCGCCAAAACCACCTCCGCTGCCCCGGCGGCTCCGCAGCCAAGTTGGTCCACCTGACCCGGAGGGCCCCAGCGGCCTCCGTGTCCGCCAACGCCAACACCAGACACCTCTGCCGGAGCCGTACGCCCGCTGCCGTGGCTGCCGCTGGCCGGTATCCCCGCGATGCCGCCGCTACCGCTCCCTCCACCCAAACCCCGCCGGGCTGCAGCGGGGCTTGGCCTAGCCGGGCTCCGGGCCCCAGCACAGGACCAGACCCGAGGGGCGGGGCTGCGACAGAGGAGGAGGGGGCGGAGAGAGCTCGAAGGCTAAGAGTCTACCGCGGACTGCGGCACCACACCCCCCTGCCAAGCCACGGACCTCAGCCTCCAGCCGCCACCGGGACGCCACCGGGACACCACCGCTCACTCGGGATACCGCAACGGGACACGCCGCCGCCcacagccgccgccgccgctgccgccgccgccgccgccgccgccgccaacAGGAGCCGCTCCCACCTCTGCCCAGCACGGGAAACCGAGCCGAAGAGCATCCGATGCGAGCAAGCCTGCAGAGCAAGTTACGCCCAGCCTGCCGGGAACCGCACTGCAGAGCCCCAGACAAAGGCCGGAAA contains these protein-coding regions:
- the LAS1L gene encoding ribosomal biogenesis protein LAS1L, which translates into the protein MDKKEDLFWAQARNRRRKKMRVQAPLVQAQAVPGRESSATRSLKQSARTQPVSRALSASRAQTAQSASRTQPVSRALSASRAQSASGTQPTLSRAQSVPRLQSISGPQPASRAQSASGIQSSRIQTASRYQPVSRLQLGTRPQTVSRSQSASGTQAASGSQAASQSQPDSGTQSSDNELEEPRGAIVVPWRTKEEWDQVMVYLFCADIKLQKYALDRVTAWKSRCASNLPLAVSCTADLVRCKVMDESGDVGTQELIFLYGMALVRFVNLITESKQKLINIPLRRLAHEMQIPEWIINLRHDFTHRKLPRLSTCRRGCDFVLDWLRRSYWCRQLGSDLCEAWGTGMDFQEVDMGVIAPHLDNMVSEEDRKEKEQYDKIRKVLVSYEEEQFRVLKELRQLPKVIKAWANLSTEVEWMVSKMKKFTQENGTLVLSILLSDGFLIPTAEQLEALQIQPGKSMNQTSFVLPRCFSHFWQPLLKGLESQPFTQALLEKMFTVLPDFGDTGIRPAYLISWISELLVVYGPRGEHFSSSQRAIRKTWKIARHNFSLNWSQLLDVCLDCACWATPPLLHLLLKTMEPAFPLDTQEKLMCLCTIYTQGGNPNSRPRNRQGTGPLRRPAYTLEDLQWQVKQSMMLDRQRNYKSEDEEEAETEMEELPSTKRKEEPEVKQEPAEKASLRETPEELVEKQAELEDSPWQLCSDDVDWSKYPLGTVPGQTNDPNELMLDSFTMLPVVDQPAVQENENFPDATHHPTDQDPEDGEELLWTQSELHRIKSNLKFF